A region of the Chryseobacterium gotjawalense genome:
TCAGGTGTTTTACTTTGTCATATATTTTCGGGTCATTCGGGTCAAATTTTCTTTCAAAATTCTGAATGGTGAGTTTCATCGGTGTTAAAGGATTTTTGACTTCATGAGCAACCTGTTTCGCCATTTCGCGCCAGGCTTCTTCTTTATCTTTAAAACTAAGCCGTTCTTTTTGTTCCTTAATTTGTAGAATCATTTTATTATAAGCTTTTACCAGCTGATTCAATTCATCATTCTGGTAATACCGAATGGGTTGCGGATCATTTTCGAAAAGAGTGATTCTGTTTATAAGGTCAGAAAATTTGGTTACCGCTCTGGTTAAGTGATTAGAGATAATCCAGCTCAGCCAGACTCCAAATCCAATTACAAAAAGATTAACAATGAAAATGTAATTCAGGTATTTGTTGAATACGCTTACATACGCGGCATCGTTGTGATGATAAGGGAAATATACAATAGCAATCGGCTCAAGCATATTGTTTTTCAGGATCATATAGGAAGAGGTTACATTGGAACCCGTTTTCGGATCGAAGTTTTGAAAATCCACTCTTTTGTCACTTTTCAAAACCTGATTAATAACTTCTAAGGAAAGCTTTTTGGCGGAAATTAGGTTGATGTCTTTATTAGAAATTACAAAATTCCCGTTCAAATCATATATGATGATGTCTTGATTGTTGATGTCCGCGATCTCGAAAATAGCATTGGATAAGATTTTCGGTAAATCGTTGGTTTGTACCTGTGTGTGACTTACCGCGTAATCAAGGGCAGACATGAGTGATTCGGCTCTTTTCTGCAAATCGGTTCTGCTTTGTTCCGTGGCATTGTTCTTTAAAATAAAATAGGATAAGGTGGAGGAGCCTGTGATGCTGAGAAAGCAAATCAGCAGAAAACCCCAGAAAACTTTATTTCTTAAACTAAAACCTTTGTATTTAGAGAACGGCATTTTTTTTCATCAATTTATTAACATATTTTCCAATGATATCGAATTCCAGATTCACGGTGTCTCCCACTTTTAGCGTTTTCATATTGGTAAATTCCCAAGTGTAAGGAATAATCGCCACCGAAAAATCATCAGAGCCGCTCTCGGCAACGGTTAAGCTAATTCCGTTTACCGTGATGGAACCTTGCGGAACAGTTGTGTACTCATCAGTATTTTCATAGGAAATAGTGATGAGAAA
Encoded here:
- a CDS encoding sensor histidine kinase, with amino-acid sequence MPFSKYKGFSLRNKVFWGFLLICFLSITGSSTLSYFILKNNATEQSRTDLQKRAESLMSALDYAVSHTQVQTNDLPKILSNAIFEIADINNQDIIIYDLNGNFVISNKDINLISAKKLSLEVINQVLKSDKRVDFQNFDPKTGSNVTSSYMILKNNMLEPIAIVYFPYHHNDAAYVSVFNKYLNYIFIVNLFVIGFGVWLSWIISNHLTRAVTKFSDLINRITLFENDPQPIRYYQNDELNQLVKAYNKMILQIKEQKERLSFKDKEEAWREMAKQVAHEVKNPLTPMKLTIQNFERKFDPNDPKIYDKVKHLSKTMVDQIDLVATVANAFSQFAQLPEKNNEVFNLNKEIKNIINIFSDEKIYFHANKEKIMIDMDKIYLSRIITNLVSNARQATDDERENIINVDVEQRQKRIIITVEDNGVGISEDHYNRIFEPNFTSKSSGMGLGLTMVRKMVEDYKGEISVKSELGKGSTFTISLPNNMKSIQQN